In Salvelinus namaycush isolate Seneca chromosome 37, SaNama_1.0, whole genome shotgun sequence, the following are encoded in one genomic region:
- the ccn4b gene encoding cellular communication network factor 4b — protein sequence MRWLLPWILIVATTHQVFSQYSTSVPPLTATIELYNRTAYCKWPCKCAKSAPLCPPGVSVLMDGCDCCKACSKQAGETCNEADVCDYHKGLYCDYSVDKPRYEKGVCAYMVGTGCEYDGVIYRNGQSFQPSCKYRCLCVNGAIGCVPLCTDSHPPRVWCQTPRRVKLPGRCCEQWICDEPRKTRKAAPGHAEIVRASHNEVWHKNCITQTTSWSPCSKTCGRGLSLRISNANDQCELIKESRLCNIRPCDVDITKHIKPGKKCLNIYREEQSQNFTISGCNSKKPYRPKYCGVCMATDDRCCIPYKSKTIEVEFECPNGATLTWQVMWINACFCNLSCRNPNDIFSELEHYYDHNEVIN from the exons ATGAGGTGGCTTCTGCCGTGGATTCTAATAGTAGCCACCACTCATCAG GTCTTTTCCCAATATTCCACATCCGTGCCTCCCTTGACGGCGACCATAGAGCTGTATAACCGTACAGCGTACTGCAAATGGCCGTGCAAGTGTGCCAAGAGCGCCCCCCTGTGTCCGCCAGGGGTCAGTGTGCTGATGGACGGCTGTGACTGTTGTAAGGCCTGTTCCAAGCAGGCGGGGGAGACCTGCAACGAGGCCGACGTCTGTGACTACCATAAGGGACTGTACTGTGACTACAGCGTGGACAAGCCGAGGTACGAAAAAGGAGTATGTGCCT ACATGGTGGGCACAGGCTGCGAGTACGACGGGGTGATCTACCGGAACGGCCAGAGCTTCCAACCCAGCTGTAAGTACCGCTGTCTGTGTGTAAACGGCGCCATCGGTTGTGTGCCGCTCTGCACAGACTCCCATCCACCCCGGGTGTGGTGCCAGACACCCAGGCGGGTCAAACTGCCGGGCCGATGCTGTGAGCAGTGGATCTGTGACGAGCCCAGGAAGACGCGCAAGGCAGCCCCCGGACATGCGGAGATAG TGCGCGCCAGCCACAATGAGGTCTGGCATAAGAACTGCATTACCCAGACCACCTCCTGGTCCCCGTGTTCCAAGACCTGTGGACGTGGCCTGTCCCTCAGGATCTCCAACGCCAACGACCAGTGTGAGTTGATCAAGGAGTCACGCCTCTGCAACATCCGGCCCTGTGACGTCGACATCACCAAGCACATCAAG CCAGGGAAGAAGTGTCTGAACATTTACAGGGAGGAGCAGAGCCAGAACTTCACCATCTCAGGCTGCAACAGCAAGAAGCCCTACCGTCCAAAATACTGTGGTGTCTGCATGGCCACAGACGATCGCTGCTGCATCCCTTACAAGTCCAAGACTATCGAGGTGGAGTTTGAGTGTCCCAACGGAGCCACGCTGACATGGCAGGTGATGTGGATCAACGCCTGCTTCTGTAACCTCAGCTGCAGGAACCCCAACGACATCTTCTCTGAGCTGGAGCACTACTACGACCACAACGAGGTCATCAACTGA